One genomic window of Panicum hallii strain FIL2 chromosome 6, PHallii_v3.1, whole genome shotgun sequence includes the following:
- the LOC112897396 gene encoding protein EXORDIUM-like 2 encodes MAHQFPHRCLALLLILLAAAAGAGAATPRQLFLVSQAPVTLTNHHGQLLTGNHSVNLLWYGRFTPAQRAVVADFLLSLSAAPAAPASAAAPSVAAWWATTARYHPGAARLTLGRQVLDPSLSLGRRLSEASLAALAARLSPHRGSVAVVVTAPDVLVDGFCLSRCGLHASATSSAAAAAPAAGHGAGAPPAAAARGRGRFAYVWVGNSADQCPGECAWPFHQPSYGPQAPPLVAPNADVGMDGVVINLATLLAGAVTNPYGGGFFQGPAEAPLEAVTACTGVFGAGAYPGYPGQLPVDAATGASYNAVGVAGRRFLLPAMWDPKTSQCSTLV; translated from the coding sequence ATGGCCCACCAGTTCCCCCACCGCTGCCTCGCgctcctcctcatcctccttgccgcggccgccggcgccggcgcggccacGCCGAGGCAGCTGTTCCTCGTCAGCCAGGCGCCCGTGACGCTCACCAACCACCACGGCCAGCTGCTCACCGGCAACCACTCCGTGAACCTGCTCTGGTACGGCCGCTTCACCCCGGCGCAGCGCGCCGTCGTGGCCgacttcctcctctccctctcggcGGCCCCCGCGGCCCCGGCCTCCGCGGCCGCGCCCTCCGTGGCGGCGTGGTGGGCCACCACGGCGCGGTACCACCCGGGCGCGGCGCGGCTCACGCTCGGCCGCCAGGTGCTCGACCCGTCGCTCTCCCTCGGCCGACGGCTCTCGGAGGCCTCGCtggccgccctcgccgcgcgcCTCTCCCCGCACCGCGGCTCCGTCGCCGTCGTGGTCACGGCGCCCGACGTCCTCGTCGACGGATTCTGCCTCTCCCGCTGCGGCCTCCACGCGTCCGCCACCTcgtccgccgcggccgccgcgccagCGGCGGGCCACGGCGCCGGCGctccgcctgccgccgccgcccgcggtcGAGGCCGGTTCGCGTACGTTTGGGTGGGGAACTCGGCGGACCAGTGCCCAGGGGAGTGCGCGTGGCCGTTCCACCAGCCGTCGTACGGCCCGCAGGCGCCGCCGCTGGTGGCGCCGAACGCGGACGTCGGGATGGACGGCGTGGTGATCAACCTCGCAACGCTGCTGGCCGGCGCTGTGACGAACCCGTACGGCGGCGGGTTCTTCCAGGGCCCCGCCGAGGCGCCGCTGGAGGCCGTGACGGCGTGCACGGGCGTCTTCGGCGCGGGCGCCTACCCGGGGTACCCTGGCCAGCTCCCCGTCGACGCCGCGACGGGCGCCAGCTACAACGCCGTCGGCGTCGCGGGGCGCCGTTTCCTGCTCCCGGCCATGTGGGACCCCAAGACCTCGCAGTGCTCCACCCTTGTGTAG
- the LOC112897694 gene encoding alpha carbonic anhydrase 7-like: MGALARRRHLRHAVGALLAAAFLLSAAVPGARAQEETEDEREFSYVPGAANGPDRWGEIKPSWANCSHGRMQSPIDLSHDRATLVRSLGCLDYSYRPAEATMVNRGHDITVRFSGDAGRLVINGTAYRLRQLHWHTPSEHTVDGRRYDMELHLVHESAENKAAVIGMFYEVGAAPDPFLKKLEPAIKRVRDTRDREEPIGLVDPSGARATGSVYYRYMGSLTTPPCTEGVVWTVFHKVRPVDGYQVELLRDAVDDGNRKNARPLQAVNNRDISIFRPNPYARGKQYY, encoded by the exons ATGGGTGCTctagctcgccgccgccacctccgccacgCCGTCGGggcgctcctcgccgccgcgttcCTGCTCTCTGCCGCCGTCCCGGGCGCCAGGGCGCAGGAAGAAACAG AGGACGAGCGCGAGTTCAGCTACGTCCCGGGCGCGGCGAACGGCCCGGATCGCTGGGGCGAGATCAAGCCGTCGTGGGCCAACTGCAGCCACGGCCGGATGCAGTCCCCCATCGACCTCTCCCACGACCGCGCCACGCTGGTGCGCTCCCTCGGCTGCCTCGACTACTCCTACCGCCCCGCCGAGGCCACCATGGTCAACCGCGGCCACGACATCACG GTGAGGTTCAGCGGCGACGCCGGGAGGCTGGTGATCAACGGCACGGCGTACCGCCTGCGGCAGCTGCACTGGCACACGCCCAGCGAGCACACCGTCGACGGCCGCAGGTACGACATGGAGCTGCACCTGGTGCACGAGAGCGCCGAGAACAAGGCCGCCGTGATCGGCATGTTCTACGAGGTCGGCGCCGCCCCCGACCCATTCCTGAAGAAGCTGGAGCCCGCCATCAAGCGCGTCAGGGACACGCGGGACCGGGAGGAGCCCATCGGGTTGGTCGACCCCAGCGGGGCGCGCGCCACCGGCAGCGTGTACTACCGCTACATGGGCTCCCTCACCACGCCGCCCTGCACCGAGGGGGTCGTCTGGACCGTCTTCCACAAG GTTCGCCCCGTGGACGGGTACCAGGTGGAGCTTCTCAGGGATGCGGTGGATGAT GGCAATAGGAAGAACGCGAGGCCGCTTCAGGCCGTGAACAACAGAGACATCAGCATCTTCCGTCCGAATCCCTATGCACGGGGTAAACAGTACTACTAG